The candidate division KSB1 bacterium DNA segment ATCAGCGCGATGAAATCGTCGCGCGGGTTTACGCGCTCTATCAGCAGCGCCTGCGCGAAAACAACGCCATGGATTTTGACGATTTGTTGATCTATCCGCTCGAGTTGTTTCGCCAACATCCCGACATTCTCGCCGGCTACACCCAGCGCTTTCGTTACATTTTGGTTGATGAATTTCAAGACACCAACCGCGCCCAGTACGTGTTGCTGCAGGCGCTCGCCGGCCGCAGCCGCAACGTATTTGCCGTCGGCGACGACGATCAATCCATTTATCGCTGGCGCGGCGCCGAAGTGCGCAACCTGCTCGATTTTGAGCGGGATTTTCCTGATTGTAAAGTTTTCCGCCTCGAGCAAAATTATCGCTCGACGCGCAATATTCTCGAAGCCGCGCACTCGGTGATTGCACACAACCGCCATCGCCTGCCCAAAAAACTCTGGACGCAGCGCGAAGCCGGCGCCCCGGTGGCGCTCATTGAGGCCGAAAACGAATTTCACGAAGCGCAAATCATTCTCGACAAAATCACCGAGGCGATCAGTTATCATAACGGCGCCCAGACGGGCGGCAGCCGCACCGGCGTTGTGCACAGCTACAGCTTTCGTGATTTTGCGATTCTTTACCGCACCAACGCGCAGTCGCGCGTTATCGAAGATACGCTGCGCCGCGCCGGCATTCCCTACGTCATCGTCGGCGGCCTGCGGTTTTACGAGCGCAAAGAAGTCAAGGACGTGCTCGCCTACATGCGCCTCGCCACCAACCCCGCCGACGCCATCAGCTTGCGCCGCATCATCAATTATCCGTTGCGCGGCATCGGCGAAACCACCATCCAAAAACTCGAAGAATTTGCCCGCGCCAACAATCTGACATTATATCACGCGCTCAGTCGCGTAGGCGAGATCGCCGCGATTAAAACCGGTTTGCGCAACAAAGTGCTGGAATTTTATGAGTTCATCAATCGTTACGTCTGCCTCAAAACCGAGCTTTCGCTTTTGGAATGGGCCAACGCGCTGGTTGACGCCACCGGTATCATTCGCCTGCTGAAAAGCGAAAACGCACAAGAGCGCATCGACAACATTCGCGAATTGCTCAATTCGATTCACGAATACAACCAGCAAGTTCCCAACGCCACCATCGAAGGTTATTTGGAGCGGGTTTCTTTGATCACCGACATCGACACCTGGGACGAAAAAAGCAATGCCGTGACGCTGATGACCTTGCACAGCGCCAAAGGCCTGGAATTTCCCATCGTCTTTATCACCGGTCTCGAAGAAGGCTTGTTTCCGCTGATACGCGAGGACACGGTCGACGCCGATCTCGAGGAAGAGCGCCGGCTGTTTTACGTCGGCACCACCCGCGCCAAAGAAAAACTTTTTCTTTCGCACGCTTGCTGGCGCAACCGTTTTGGCAACGAAACCAAAAGTTGTTTGCCCTCACGTTTTTTGGAGGAACTGGACGAACAATTCGTGCGCCAGGAAAAAGTGCGCCGGCATCGCCCGTTTGAATCTTATAACGGCGCGGAAACACGAAGCCGCGATGATGATTATGATGACGACGCGCCGGATTACGAAAATGAGTCGCAGGTCAGCGAGAGTCTCGGCGTCGGCAAAATGGTCAAGCATCCGCAATTCGGCCTCGGCGAAATCCGCGCCATCGAAGGCCGCGGCGAAAACGCCAAACTCACCATCGAATTTGAAAAAGTGGGGGCCAAAAAAATTTTGTTGAAGTACGGCAATCTGCAAGTTCTGTCGCCTTCCTGAACCTCGTTGTCTTTTACTCCCCCTCTCAAAAAGGAGCCAATGATGCCTCGCCCACTTGCTTCCCGCACGCTGCTTGGCGCAGCCGCATGCTTCATTCTCATTGCCGGCTGCACGCAAAAAAGTGTTCCTGAAAGACCAACTCGCTACGAAGATTTGACCGCGCTGTTCCAGGCGTGGCGGAATTTTGAAAAACCGCCATTGGTCGACGATGTTCACGACTACTCGGCAAATGCGATGGCGGCGCAACATCGCGAGCTGGTCGCGTATCAACAGCGTCTCGCCGCCATTGACACGACCGGCTGGCCAATCTCGCAGCGCATCGATTATCATCTCGTCAAAGCCGAGATGAACGGCCTGGACTTCGACCATCGCGTGCGCAAACCCTGGGCGAACAATCCCGCGTTTTATGTGATGCTCTTTCCCGATCAAAGCGACACCCCCGGCCGCGAAGGCCCGGTGATTCACGGCGCCATCGATCTTTGGAAGTATCCGTTTCCTCTTTCTGCGACGCATGCGGCCGAGTTGAGCCGGCGCCTTCGCGCCATTCCGAAAATGCTCGAACAAGCCAAAGGCAATCTCACCGGCAACGGTCGCGATCTTTGGATCGCCGGTATTCGCAGCTTGAAACAACAGAGCGACGATCTTGGCGCCCTGGCGGATAAAGTTGTGGGCTCCAGTCAGACATTGATTGACGCCATTCGGTCGGCGCGCGAAGCCACGGACGCCTTTTCGGCCTGGCTCGAACAAGAAGCGCCAAATAAAAACGGACCTTCAGGCGTCGGTGTGGAGAATTACAATTGGTATTCGCAAAACGTGCAGCTCGTACCGTTCACCTGGCAGGAAGAAGTCACCATCATGCGCCGCGAGCTGGCGCGGGCGCACGCCGCGCTGCGGCTGGAAGAGCATCGCAATCGCAAACTGCCGCCGCTTGAACCCATCGCCACCGCGGCAGAATATGATCGCCGCCTCAACGAAGCCGTGACCGAATACATGGCATTTTTGCGCGAGCAGGAAGTTGTTTCGATTCGCGATTACATGGATGCGGCGCTGCGCGAACGCATCGGCCGATTCAGCCCTGCGTCAAACGGCCGCCGGATGTTTTTCGCGGAGGTCAATTACCGCGACCCGGTGGTGATGCGCACGCACGGCTATCATTGGTTCGATCTCGCCCGCATGAAGCACGAGCCGCATGCCAGTCCGATTCGTCGCGTGCCGCTGCTTTCGAATATTTTTGTGAGCCGCGCCGAGGGTTTGGCCACCGGCGTGGAAGAAATGATGATGCATGTGGGATTGTTCGACAAGCGTCCCCGCGCCCGCGAGTTGATTTGGGTGTTGCTCGCGCAGCGTGCGGCCCGCGCCCTCGGCGGTTTGCACCTGCACAGCAACGAGTGGACGATGGAACAAGCGGTCAAATTTGCCGCGCAATGGACCCCGCGCGGCTGGCTGGCGGAAGACAGTGATTTGGCCTGGTTCGAGCAGCATCTTTATTTGCAACAACCGATGTACGGCTCGAGTTACATCACCGGCAAAATCCAAATCGAGCAACTGCTCGCCGAACGCAGCCGCCAGCTCGGTGAGGCCTTTACGCTGAAACGTTTCATGGACGAGTTGAACGCAGCGGGAATGATTCCGGTGTCGCTGATTCGGT contains these protein-coding regions:
- a CDS encoding UvrD-helicase domain-containing protein, translating into MEALNPEQRTAVVAGDGPALVLAGAGSGKTRVLTHRIAYLIERKGVRSENILAATFTNKAAQEMHERLRRLVSVGLSRHSHHDGLWVGTFHSLCARILRQNAGRLGFTPQFSIYDSEDQLGLIRQIISALDISHPNLTPGYVHYRISRVKNGQALMADSGDQRDEIVARVYALYQQRLRENNAMDFDDLLIYPLELFRQHPDILAGYTQRFRYILVDEFQDTNRAQYVLLQALAGRSRNVFAVGDDDQSIYRWRGAEVRNLLDFERDFPDCKVFRLEQNYRSTRNILEAAHSVIAHNRHRLPKKLWTQREAGAPVALIEAENEFHEAQIILDKITEAISYHNGAQTGGSRTGVVHSYSFRDFAILYRTNAQSRVIEDTLRRAGIPYVIVGGLRFYERKEVKDVLAYMRLATNPADAISLRRIINYPLRGIGETTIQKLEEFARANNLTLYHALSRVGEIAAIKTGLRNKVLEFYEFINRYVCLKTELSLLEWANALVDATGIIRLLKSENAQERIDNIRELLNSIHEYNQQVPNATIEGYLERVSLITDIDTWDEKSNAVTLMTLHSAKGLEFPIVFITGLEEGLFPLIREDTVDADLEEERRLFYVGTTRAKEKLFLSHACWRNRFGNETKSCLPSRFLEELDEQFVRQEKVRRHRPFESYNGAETRSRDDDYDDDAPDYENESQVSESLGVGKMVKHPQFGLGEIRAIEGRGENAKLTIEFEKVGAKKILLKYGNLQVLSPS
- a CDS encoding DUF885 domain-containing protein, with the protein product MMPRPLASRTLLGAAACFILIAGCTQKSVPERPTRYEDLTALFQAWRNFEKPPLVDDVHDYSANAMAAQHRELVAYQQRLAAIDTTGWPISQRIDYHLVKAEMNGLDFDHRVRKPWANNPAFYVMLFPDQSDTPGREGPVIHGAIDLWKYPFPLSATHAAELSRRLRAIPKMLEQAKGNLTGNGRDLWIAGIRSLKQQSDDLGALADKVVGSSQTLIDAIRSAREATDAFSAWLEQEAPNKNGPSGVGVENYNWYSQNVQLVPFTWQEEVTIMRRELARAHAALRLEEHRNRKLPPLEPIATAAEYDRRLNEAVTEYMAFLREQEVVSIRDYMDAALRERIGRFSPASNGRRMFFAEVNYRDPVVMRTHGYHWFDLARMKHEPHASPIRRVPLLSNIFVSRAEGLATGVEEMMMHVGLFDKRPRARELIWVLLAQRAARALGGLHLHSNEWTMEQAVKFAAQWTPRGWLAEDSDLAWFEQHLYLQQPMYGSSYITGKIQIEQLLAERSRQLGEAFTLKRFMDELNAAGMIPVSLIRWEMTGEAVDLNWSAAAR